From Alphaproteobacteria bacterium:
ATATTTTTAATTGGGCTTCAAATTTGTCTTTTGCTGTTTCTAACTCAGCTTTTGTAATTTTAATATCTTTATTAGGTGGAAGATTTTCCGGCTTGGCTTTGCCATAGGATTTTTCTAATGTTACTTTTAGTGAAGTTAGCTCTTTTTTCAATTCAAGAGATTTTTTGTTAGCAGTTGATATCTCTAACTCTAATTCGCTTTCTCTCATAAATTTTTATATCTAATAGGTTCTGCTTGTTAATTTAAATGTAGCATTAAAAGATATCTGATGCAAATAATATAAAAATTAAAACTTTCTTAAAGAATCATAAGCTATTTTTTTATTATTCCTAAACTCAGTTTTACTAAGAGGAATTAAGCCACGATATACTAGATAACCATCCTCACCAATTAAATCGCTTGAGACTATATGTTTTACAAAATTCTTTAAATTATCTTTATTTTGATAATTATCTTCTTTGATGTAAATGAATAATGGTCTTGAGAGTGCATATCTTTGTGTTTTTATATTTTCATAACTTGCTTCAATCCCGTTAATTTTAGCTCCGGTTAGAAAGTCGCGATTATTATCAAGAAAACTATAGCCAACTATACCGAGAGCATTATGGTTTTGCAGCAATTTATGAATAATGAGATTATCATTTTCACCCATTTCAATATAGGCTCCATCTTCTCTGATATTGTTACAATATTTATGTCTTTCTGTGATATTAGCAAAATTATCTTTAAAAATTTGGTTATGCACACAATTTTTATAGATAATATTCTCAACAAATACATCTCTAGTGCCTGAAGTTGGTGGCGGACCATAGATTATTATATTAGTATTAGGTAAGTTAGGGTTGATTTCTTGCCATTTTCTATATGGATTTTTAATTATTTGTCCATCTTTTGGTACAAATTCTGCAAGTGCAAAAAACAATTCTTTTTCACTTAGATTAAAATGATGAGCTGAGGACATATTAACTAATACTATACCATCATAACCTATTTTAAGATGCGCAATATTATTAACTTTATTTTTTTTACAATTATCAACCTCCTTTTCTGTCATTACTCTAGATGCGTTTGCTATGTCGGCTGCATTTTCACCCACACCAGAACAAAATACTTTAAAGCCACCACCTGTGCCTGCCGCCTCTATTATTGGAGCTCTTTGTTTATATCTTGCAGCATATTCCTCTGTAATAAAACTCATAAAAGGATATACTGTGGAAGAGCCTGATATTCTGATATTATTTGCGTAAATGTTACTGTTTAAGCAAATTAGTAAAGTTACAAATAGAAATATTTTTTTATTCATTTTAATTACCTAATGTTCTGATAAAGCCCGATGAAAAATAGCTAAATGATTTAATTATTTTGACATCAAAAAGCCTCAAACCTTGACTATAGCATGTTCCATAACCACCTTTTGCAAAATCTCGAGCAGAAATTTGGGTTAGGTAGCATTCTATGACTCTATTTTGAGTTCCTCTTATACTTAATATTGCAGATTTATTATTATCATTATTACCATAAAAGTCATTTCTAATTTTATAGACCCCTCCTCTATATTCAATTCCTCCTATTCTGGCTTCCACATAGATATTATTTTTATCTATAGTATAATTAAAGTAGCTGTAAGATTCATAATTATATTTTTTAGTAATGTGAATAGCACCGGAGGATGGTATATTGCATGATGATATAATAGTACAAATCACAATTAGAATAAGAATTCTCATTATTACAAATTAAACATTTAGCTTCATATTAAAAGTGCAAGACTGATTTTAGAAGAAAAAATTAATTTTAATAAAATTTTTGTTGAAATAGAAAAGATAGTCATGTAAAAGCTTAGCACATCATTGCTCCTCGGTAGCTCAGTGGTAGAGCCGGTGACTGTTAATCACTTGGTCGGAGGTT
This genomic window contains:
- a CDS encoding phosphate ABC transporter substrate-binding protein, producing the protein MNKKIFLFVTLLICLNSNIYANNIRISGSSTVYPFMSFITEEYAARYKQRAPIIEAAGTGGGFKVFCSGVGENAADIANASRVMTEKEVDNCKKNKVNNIAHLKIGYDGIVLVNMSSAHHFNLSEKELFFALAEFVPKDGQIIKNPYRKWQEINPNLPNTNIIIYGPPPTSGTRDVFVENIIYKNCVHNQIFKDNFANITERHKYCNNIREDGAYIEMGENDNLIIHKLLQNHNALGIVGYSFLDNNRDFLTGAKINGIEASYENIKTQRYALSRPLFIYIKEDNYQNKDNLKNFVKHIVSSDLIGEDGYLVYRGLIPLSKTEFRNNKKIAYDSLRKF